A stretch of the Festucalex cinctus isolate MCC-2025b chromosome 20, RoL_Fcin_1.0, whole genome shotgun sequence genome encodes the following:
- the mc4r gene encoding melanocortin receptor 4 — protein MNATGQEGPTLGYRNRSRAPLPDGRDASEGCYEQLLISTEVFLTLGVVSLLENILVVVAIAKNKNLHSPMYLFICSLAVADMLVSASNAAETVVIALVNGGRLTVPARLLKSMDNVFDSMICSSLLASICSLLAIAVDRYVTIFYALRYHNIVTLRRAALVVGGVWTCCVASGVLFIIYSESTTVLVCLIGVFFTMLALMASLYVHMFLLARLHMKRIAALPGQAPVRQRANMRGAVTLTILLGVFVVCWAPFFLHLLLMISCPRNPYCACFMSHFNMYLILIMCNSVIDPVIYAFRSQEMRKTFKEIFCCLHTLACM, from the coding sequence ATGAACGCCACAGGCCAGGAAGGTCCGACACTGGGCTACCGCAACCGGAGCCGGGCGCCGCTTCCCGATGGGCGGGATGCCTCGGAGGGCTGCTACGAGCAGCTGCTGATCTCCACCGAGGTCTTCCTGACGTTGGGCGTCGTCAGCCTGCTGGAGAACATCCTGGTGGTGGTGGCCATCGCCAAGAACAAGAACCTGCACTCGCCCATGTACCTGTTCATCTGCAGCCTGGCCGTGGCCGACATGCTGGTGAGCGCCTCCAACGCCGCCGAGACCGTTGTCATCGCGCTGGTCAATGGCGGCCGTCTGACCGTCCCCGCGCGGCTGCTCAAGAGCATGGACAACGTCTTCGACTCCATGATCTGCAGCTCGCTGCTGGCGTCCATCTGCAGCCTGCTGGCTATCGCCGTCGACCGCTATGTCACCATCTTCTACGCGCTGCGCTACCACAACATCGTCACCCTGCGGCGGGCCGCCCTGGTCGTCGGCGGCGTCTGGACCTGCTGCGTGGCGTCGGGCGTCCTCTTCATCATCTACTCGGAGAGCACCACCGTGCTGGTGTGCCTGATCGGCGTCTTCTTCACCATGCTGGCGCTGATGGCCTCGCTGTACGTGCACATGTTCCTGCTGGCGCGGCTGCACATGAAGCGCATCGCCGCGCTGCCAGGCCAAGCGCCGGTCCGGCAGCGCGCCAACATGAGGGGCGCCGTCACGCTCACCATCCTGCTGGGTGTCTTTGTGGTGTGCTGGGCGCCCTTCTTCTTGCACCTGCTCCTGATGATCAGCTGCCCGCGCAACCCGTACTGCGCCTGCTTCATGTCGCACTTCAACATGTACCTCATCCTCATCATGTGCAACTCGGTCATCGACCCCGTCATCTACGCCTTCCGGAGCCAGGAGATGAGAAAGACCTTCAAGGAGATCTTCTGCTGCTTGCACACTCTGGCGTGCATGTAA